The Brassica napus cultivar Da-Ae chromosome C7, Da-Ae, whole genome shotgun sequence genome has a segment encoding these proteins:
- the LOC106445062 gene encoding putative WEB family protein At4g17210 produces MAKMRADAPVMPPETLPRSSEVGEIDTRAPFQSVRDAVSLFRQVSFPKQEQQQQQQQRLSSSTSSSQDAPDASAEKETQLLLAEQEMERVQLCLDTSVKAKAKALSDLDSAQRKASDLRAKLEATKQSRKSAIMTKHTMTQRLEQLQSENQETESVREDYILSTAELFMAKRELKEIKQEFSISVEERLAELQKAEEAECSSVVNSRKIKDMTEEIAEMQDTVLRLNTDADKKKEEEVKINEERMAAREAYAARKRDAEQRLEDLRRDCDPELRKEIDELAEISAGIERLQEEIKLARELNEAKSEMQEICDEERSYKSLVGSLTVELDGVQRENRDLKENEKERREVEEGEWVEASRKVEVIMREAEETRQEAEEMRMHVDELRREAAATHMSMGEAVKQLEIVGKAVKKAKTAEKRAVEDMRVLTDKKESLTHGEPDKKIRISLKEYEELRGRHEESERMVQYKAKTVAAQLEEINASRVEGERMLEEKLKEMEEVNDAIDAALRNAEIAEEAHCIVDAELRKWKPQEL; encoded by the exons ATGGCGAAGATGAGAGCTGATGCTCCGGTGATGCCTCCGGAGACTCTTCCTCGGAGCAGTGAGGTGGGAGAGATTGACACACGTGCTCCCTTCCAATCCGTTAGAGACGCCGTTAGTTTATTCCGTCAAGTTAGCTTCCCAAAGCAggagcagcagcaacaacaacaacagcgcCTCTCCTCCTCCACCTCATCCTCTCAG GATGCACCGGATGCGTCGGCCGAAAAGGAGACGCAGCTTCTATTAGCAGAACAAGAAATGGAGAGAGTCCAGCTATGTCTTGATACCTCTGTCAAAGCGAAAGCAAAAGCACTCTCCGACCTCGACTCTGCTCAGCGGAAGGCATCTGATTTGAGGGCTAAACTAGAAGCCACCAAACAATCCAGAAAATCCGCCATCATGACCAAACACACAATGACTCAACGGTTAGAGCAGCTCCAATCCGAAAACCAAGAAACAGAGAGCGTAAGAGAGGATTACATCTTATCCACCGCAGAGCTGTTCATGGCGAAGCGGGAGCTAAAGGAAATCAAACAAGAATTCAGCATTTCCGTGGAAGAGAGGTTAGCTGAGCTTCAAAAAGCAGAGGAAGCAGAGTGTTCATCAGTGGTTAACTCCCGAAAGATCAAAGACATGACGGAGGAGATAGCTGAGATGCAGGACACTGTTCTGAGACTGAACACCGATGCTGATAAGAAAAAGGAGGAAGAGGTAAAGATAAACGAGGAGAGAATGGCTGCGAGGGAAGCTTACGCGGCAAGGAAGCGAGATGCTGAGCAGAGGCTGGAGGATCTGAGGCGAGATTGTGACCCTGAACTGAGGAAAGAGATAGATGAGCTAGCGGAGATATCCGCGGGGATCGAGCGTTTACAGGAGGAGATCAAACTCGCTCGTGAACTCAACGAGGCCAAGAGCGAGATGCAAGAGATTTGCGATGAAGAGAGATCGTACAAAAGCTTGGTAGGGTCGCTGACGGTGGAGCTGGACGGAGTGCAGAGAGAGAACAGAGACCTGAAGGAAAACGAAAAGGAGAGACGAGAAGTCGAGGAAGGAGAATGGGTTGAAGCGAGCCGTAAGGTCGAAGTAATAATGCGTGAAGCAGAGGAAACAagacaagaagctgaagagatGAGGATGCACGTCGACGAACTCAGGAGAGAAGCAGCAGCCACGCATATGTCGATGGGTGAAGCAGTGAAACAGCTGGAGATAGTTGGAAAAGCCGTGAAGAAAGCCAAAACGGCTGAGAAGAGAGCTGTGGAAGACATGAGAGTGCTTACCGATAAGAAGGAGAGCTTGACGCATGGTGAGCCTGACAAGAAGATTAGGATATCGCTGAAAGAGTACGAGGAGTTGAGAGGGAGGCATGAAGAGTCGGAGAGAATGGTACAGTACAAAGCGAAAACGGTTGCTGCGCAGCTGGAAGAGATCAACGCGAGCAGAGTGGAAGGGGAGAGAATGTTGGAGGAGAAGTTGAAAGAGATGGAAGAGGTGAATGATGCGATTGATGCTGCTTTGAGAAATGCAGAGATCGCAGAGGAAGCACACTGCATCGTCGATGCTGAACTTAGAAAGTGGAAACCACAAGAATTGTAG
- the LOC106445063 gene encoding microtubule-associated protein 70-5: MTAGENPFASNTSSLQSQLKEKDKELLAAKAEIEALRTNEELKNRAFEELTENVRKWEERLGQKEVEMKKLEEEKEDALAAQEAAEEALRRVYTHEHEDDSLPLESVIAPLEAQIKFQKHQISALQEDKKALERLTKSKESALLEAERILKSALERALIVEEVQNHNFELRRQIEIFQEEYKFLEKINRQKVLEIEKLSQTIGELEEAILAGGTAANAVRDYRRQISQLNEEKRTLERELARVKVSASRVALAVANEWKDENDRVMPVKQWLEERRLLHGEMQKLKDKLGVSERTAKAESQLKERLKLRLKTIEDGLKSSPNTFSISTTTTKTEKSGKILGFLTSGGGGGSKKRSSSQPRGSVTGRIHALNQPTNRAAETDGKENSKISANGLSDQDAKGEDMVSGFLYDRLQKEVIALRKVCESKEGTINAKNEEIKMLLKKVDALTKAIEVETKKAKREAAAREKENTLALLNEEPKQCRKANLPRSRVHNSR, from the exons ATGACCGCAGGAGAAAACCCTTTTGCATCAAACACCTCTTCTCTGCAAAGCCAGCTTAAag AAAAAGACAAGGAGCTTTTGGCTGCTAAAGCTGAAATTGAGGCTTTGAGAACAAATGAAGAGCTCAAAAACAGAGCATTTGAGGAG CTTACAGAAAACGTGAGGAAGTGGGAGGAAAGACTTGGACAAAAG GAGgtggagatgaagaagctagaagaagagaaggaagatgcATTGGCTGCACAGGAAGCTGCAGAAGAAGCACTTAGGAGGGTTTACACTCACGAACATGAAGATGATTCTCTACCCCTAGAATCAGTTATAGCTCCTCTTGAAGCTCAGATCAAGTTTCAAAAGCATCAG ATCTCTGCGCTTCAAGAAGACAAGAAAGCTTTGGAACGGCTGACAAAGTCAAAAGAATCAGCGCTTCTTGAAGCAGAGAGAATCTTGAAAAGTGCACTTGAACGTGCTTTGATTGTTGAGGAGGTTCAGAACCACAACTTTGAGCTTAGACGACAGATTGAGATCTTCCAGGAAGAGTACAAGTTTCTCGAGAAAATCAACCGCCAGAAAGTGTTGGAGATTGAGAAGCTCTCTCAAACCATTGGAGAGTTGGAGGAAGCTATCTTGGCAGGAGGAACAGCTGCGAATGCAGTTAGAGACTATCGCCGCCAAATCTCCCAGCTCAAT GAAGAGAAAAGAACATTGGAGAGAGAGCTGGCTAGAGTCAAAGTGTCAGCAAGTAGAGTGGCTCTTGCGGTTGCTAACGAGTGGAAAGATGAGAATGATAGAGTAATGCCTGTGAAGCAATGGCTTGAAGAGAGAAGGCTTCTCCAT GGAGAAATGCAAAAACTGAAAGATAAGCTAGGTGTTTCAGAGAGAACAGCCAAGGCTGAATCACAGCTAAAG GAGAGGTTGAAGCTGAGGTTGAAAACAATAGAAGATGGCTTGAAGAGTAGTCCAAACACGTTTTCCATCTCTACAACAACTACAAAGACTGAAAAGTCTGGCAAGATTTTAGGATTCTTGacgagtggtggtggtggtggatcaAAGAAAAGGTCTAGCTCTCAGCCACGAGGCTCAGTAACAGGAAGAATCCATGCTCTGAATCAGCCAACCAATAGAGCTGCAGAGACTgatggaaaagagaactcaaaGATTTCAGCAAACGGATTATCTGATCAGGATGCTAAGGGAGAAGATATGGTGTCAGGGTTCTTGTATGACAGGCTTCAGAAGGAAGTGATTGCTCTAAGGAAGGTTTGTGAGAGTAAAGAGGGTACTATAAATGCTAAAAATGAAGAAATCAAG ATGTTGTTGAAGAAAGTGGATGCTCTAACGAAAGCTATTGAAGTGGAGACAAAGAAGGCAAAGAGGGAAGCTGCGGCTAGAGAGAAGGAAAACACGTTGGCCTTGTTGAACGAAGAACCGAAACAATGTAGAAAAGCAAACTTACCTCGAAG CCGTGTACACAATTCACGTTGA
- the LOC106445061 gene encoding ras-related protein RABB1c has product MSYAYLFKYIIIGDTGVGKSCLLLQFTDKRFQPVHDLTIGVEFGARMITIDNKPLKLQIWDTAGQESFRSITRSYYRGAAGALLVYDITRRETFNHLASWLEDARQHANANMTIMLIGNKCDLAHRRAVTTEEGEQFAKEHGLIFMEASAKTAQNVEEAFIKTAATIYKKIEDGVFDVSNESYGIKVGYGGIPGPSGGRDGSTSQGGGCCG; this is encoded by the exons ATGTCTTACGCTTATCTCTTCAAGTACATCATCATCGGCGATACTG GAGTAGGGAAGTCATGCCTTCTGCTACAGTTCACCGATAAGAGGTTTCAGCCGGTGCATGATCTCACCATTGGTGTTGAATTTGGGGCTAGGATGATCACCATCGACAACAAGCCCCTCAAACTCCAGATCTGGGATACC GCTGGTCAAGAATCGTTTAGGTCTATTACAAGGTCTTACTATAGAGGAGCTGCAGGTGCATTGCTTGTCTATGATATCACAAG GAGGGAGACGTTTAACCATCTGGCTAGCTGGTTAGAGGATGCGAGGCAGCATGCAAACGCGAATATGACGATAATGCTCATTGGGAATAAGTGTGATCTTGCACACAGAAGGGCAGTGACCACGGAGGAAGGAGAGCAGTTTGCAAAGGAGCACGGTCTTATTTTCATGGAAGCCTCTGCCAAGACTGCTCAGAATGTCGAAGAG GCATTCATAAAGACAGCGGCAACAATATACAAAAAGATTGAAGATGGTGTGTTTGATGTGTCAAATGAGTCGTATGGAATTAAAGTTGGATATGGAGGCATCCCGGGGCCATCAGGTGGAAGAGACGGATCCACGTCGCAAGGAGGAGGTTGTTGCGGCTAA
- the LOC106445064 gene encoding uncharacterized protein LOC106445064, with protein sequence MRFLFRALTLVFMVALGEAVGDRMRWTRKEMVEIAGYGELKLSSVILTASLLSSSSDPISGATVGIMCHTGHRRRSKVIKAVTNDFGQFTIDLPSDLHAIPDLDKACSIKPLSVPKPYRCSHKIHRGIKLVSSSNGLRFYTAGNITLH encoded by the exons ATGAGGTTCTTGTTCCGTGCCTTGACTTTGGTCTTCATGGTGGCTTTGGGGGAAGCAGTTGGTGACAGAATGAGATGGACCAGAAAGGAGATGGTGGAGATAGCTGGCTACGGCGAACTCAAACTCTCCTCCGTCATCCTCACCGCCTCTCTTCTATCTTCCTCCTCCGATCCTATTTCTG GTGCTACCGTTGGCATCATGTGCCATACTGGACATAGGAGGAGATCCAAAGTGATCAAAGCTGTCACAAATGATTTTGGGCAATTCACCATCGATCTTCCTTCCGACCTACATGCAATTCCTGACCTAGACAAGGCTTGTTCCATCAAACCACTCTCTGTTCCTAAACCGTACCGATGCTCTCACAAGATTCACAGAGGTATCAAACTAGTTTCTTCCTCCAACGGCTTGCGCTTCTATACAGCAGGCAACATAACCTTACACTGA
- the BNAC07G34240D gene encoding uncharacterized protein BNAC07G34240D isoform X2, whose product MGCDSHGNLTDAEFSKPLPSIGIYVATASLICGAAMFADLLHAFRHRKYWFPCKYFSLNATTLTFISVCVKLSLDLNTPMPSRQDQLAKLSSSVFFCVVMANSMPSLGFMVTRDLLMNLVALGILVVTDVANICIQLGTGAIYVFTREHALVTVLMLLVFMILSFSAIAIPATKRYLELKYKKKYEFALKECPSYAERRKGVPKLREDLMKFWMMAHTSSPQFVMARSVTCTASGFLCFLSAAALAEAIVRSYFLQPRSVGFCNGESDYKWSTTLVLVSQGAAIAFGTIAPASRWFSAVNSRCPSKKSLRDELRVESYWFECLSEKRERPLSLWMLHGRRSRKLAHDVSRWMLDVCIATQRGLVLASKFLRFVTVYFVSRISLCCLLFTFKCESTVSNSESSSSLTTRRFVLHLEGEEELVDYMARSNREATEHLIQKGRKQQPVNLIELLEAAATTSISQGFEGIWDFDSDEVVSLASGEPPNSWALPLVTLTSIAVALPNVKPCSLKKLVKAVNEALVYVKKFEDVLDTEGELANSRKAAEVVWLGVDLYHKWLDVDLRKLSKQQKTTRQVLEEMVGLAKKEFTELWQKNLIFCMKHKPSHWPIKTLAANSMYRIIQTLLNNGGSAGSVGERSCDASGENGEDT is encoded by the coding sequence ATGGGGTGCGACTCCCATGGCAATCTAACCGATGCAGAGTTCAGCAAACCTTTACCCTCCATAGGCATCTACGTAGCTACCGCTTCACTCATCTGCGGAGCCGCCATGTTCGCCGATCTTCTCCACGCCTTCCGCCACCGTAAATACTGGTTCCCCTGCAAGTACTTCTCACTCAACGCCACAACTCTCACTTTCATCTCCGTCTGCGTCAAACTCTCTTTAGATCTCAACACTCCCATGCCTAGTCGCCAAGACCAGCTCGCCAAGCTCAGCAGCAGCGTCTTCTTCTGCGTCGTGATGGCCAACTCCATGCCTTCTCTAGGCTTCATGGTCACTCGAGACCTCCTCATGAACCTCGTGGCTCTCGGGATTCTCGTCGTCACCGACGTCGCCAACATCTGTATCCAGCTGGGGACGGGCGCCATCTACGTTTTCACTCGAGAGCACGCTCTCGTCACCGTCCTAATGCTTCTCGTGTTTATGATCTTGAGCTTCTCCGCGATCGCGATTCCCGCCACGAAGCGTTACTTGGAGCTCAAGTATAAGAAGAAGTACGAGTTCGCTTTGAAGGAGTGTCCTTCTTACGCTGAGAGGAGAAAGGGAGTGCCTAAGCTGAGAGAAGATCTGATGAAGTTCTGGATGATGGCTCATACCTCTAGCCCTCAGTTCGTGATGGCTCGCTCCGTCACGTGCACCGCCTCTGGCTTCCTCTGTTTCTTGAGTGCGGCTGCTTTAGCTGAAGCTATTGTCAGGTCTTACTTCTTGCAGCCGCGGTCGGTTGGATTCTGTAACGGAGAGTCTGATTACAAATGGTCGACCACTCTGGTTCTAGTctctcagggggctgcaatagCCTTTGGAACCATTGCTCCAGCGAGCAGGTGGTTCAGCGCGGTGAACTCGAGGTGTCCATCAAAGAAAAGTTTGAGAGATGAGCTGAGAGTAGAGAGCTATTGGTTCGAGTGTCTCTCCGAGAAGAGAGAACGTCCCTTGAGCCTTTGGATGCTCCACGGTCGCCGAAGCAGGAAGCTTGCGCACGACGTAAGCAGATGGATGCTTGACGTCTGCATCGCAACGCAGCGTGGGTTAGTCTTGGCTAGCAAGTTTCTCCGTTTCGTCACTGTTTACTTTGTTAGCAGAATCTCGTTGTGTTGTTTATTATTCACCTTCAAATGCGAGAGTACTGTCTCAAACTCcgagtcttcttcctctttaacGACGAGACGATTTGTTCTCCATCTTGAAGGAGAggaggagctggtggactacATGGCGCGCAGCAACCGCGAGGCGACGGAGCATTTGATACAGAAGGGTCGGAAACAGCAGCCTGTGAACTTGATAGAGCTCTTGGAAGCAGCAGCAACAACTTCAATCTCGCAAGGGTTTGAAGGGATTTGGGATTTCGACAGCGATGAGGTTGTTTCGTTAGCCTCTGGAGAGCCACCTAATAGCTGGGCGCTTCCTTTAGTAACACTGACGAGTATAGCTGTTGCTCTTCCCAACGTAAAGCCTTGCTCTTTGAAGAAGTTAGTGAAGGCTGTGAACGAGGCGTTGGTCTATGTGAAGAAGTTTGAAGACGTTTTGGACACTGAAGGAGAGTTAGCTAACAGCAGGAAAGCTGCTGAAGTGGTTTGGTTAGGAGTTGATCTCTACCATAAGTGGCTCGACGTGGATCTTCGAAAACTATCTAAACAACAGAAAACAACAAGACAGGTTCTTGAAGAGATGGTGGGTTTAGCTAAGAAAGAGTTTACAGAGTTGTGGCAGAAGAATCTGATATTTTGCATGAAGCATAAGCCTTCTCACTGGCCCATCAAGACACTGGCAGCTAACTCCATGTACCGAATCATCCAAACGCTTTTGAACAA